The Pirellulaceae bacterium region GGTCTTTGGCGAAAGCAACGCGCACTTTACCAACTAATCATTCCTGAAATACCCATCACGAGTCTAGGTCGCTAGCAAATAGTTTTCTTTATATAGAACTACGGAGCGTATGATGGCAGTGTTGAATCTTAAATCTCTGGCCGCCAAGCTAAACACCGACTGTCGGCAGGCGCTAGAAGCTGCTGCCGGACTGTGCCTGTCGCTGACCAACTACAATGTCGAGGTCGAGCATTGGCTGATGAAATTGCTGGATCGTGCCAATACCGATTTGCAATTAATCTGTCGCAGTTACGAAATCAATGATTCCCAACTGCGTACTGAATTGCAACATGCCATTGATCGCTTTAAGACCGGTAATGGGCGCCCGCCGGCACTCAGTCCCACCATCGTGGATTTGATTCGTGATGCGTGGTTGATCGGTTCCATTGAGTTCGCCGATCACCAAGTACGGAGCGGGTATCTTGTCTTGGCAATCTTGGGTATGGAAGGCCTCAATCGGGCTGCATTGGGAGGAGTTGCCTCGCAGTTGGAAAAAATATCCTATGAGTCGCTCAAGCGAGAGTTTCATGAGATTTGCCAAGACTCCGACGAAGCTCAGGCCACCACGGCTCCATCGGCCACTGCCGGTGCCCCCGGCAAGGGGCACGTTCCATCAAAGACTCCAGCGCTGGACCAATACACCGTTGACCTGACGGATCGTGCGCGTCGCGGCCATATCGATCCGGTACTCGGACGAGATGATGAAATTCGGCAAGTCATTGATGTGCTGTGTCGCAGGCGGCAGAACAACCCGATCTTGACTGGCGAACCTGGAGTAGGCAAGACGGCGGTGGCCGAAGGCTTTGCCCTGCAGATCGCCAAAGGCGAAGTGCCGCCAGCACTCCAAAACGTGACTCTGAGAGTCTTGGATTTGGCCTTGTTACAAGCCGGTGCGGGCGTGAAGGGGGAATTTGAAAATCGGCTTAAGTCGGTTATTGAGGAAGTGAAGTCCTCGCCCACGCCAATTATTCTGTTCATTGACGAAGCCCACACCTTAATTGGTGCTGGTGGGCAGGCCGGACAGGGCGATGCCGCGAACCTACTCAAACCAGCCTTGGCCCGAGGCGAACTACGAACGATTGCGGCCACGACCTGGGCTGAGTACAAAAAGTACTTCGAGCGAGATGCCGCGTTAGCTAGACGGTTTCAAGTTGTGAATGTTGCCGAGCCTAACGAAGCATCCGCAATTGCTATGGTGCAAGGATTGGTGGCGGTTTTGGAGAAGCACCATAAGATTCGAATCCAAAGTGAAGCGGTTACCGAAGCTGTCAAACTATCCAATCGCTATATCTCAGGACGTCAATTGCCCGATAAAGCCATCAGTTTGTTGGACACGACCTGTGCACGCATTAGCCTGAGTCAAAATTCGATCCCTCCCGCGCTCGAGAATTGTCATCGGCGTCTCCAGCACGTTTCTACTTCTATCGGAATTCTAGAACGCGAGCAGCAGACAGGTTCCGATCACCAGGCAGCCATGGCTGAACTGAGACTGCAGCAAGAAGAGGTCGAACGCGAACGTTTGGCACTGGACGAGCGTTGGCAGCGGGAGCTGAATTTAGTCAGCCAGATTAACTCTCTATCAGCTCAATTGATGAACCAAGAAGTCTCGCAGCAGTCGGACAAAGCTGCACAGGCCAATGCTGCGGAGCCAGCCGCTCAGTCGGTGGATGAACTGCGTGACGATTTAGTACGCCTGCAAGCAGAGCTGGTTGCCGTCCAAGGTGAATCGCCATTGGTATTTGCGAATTGCGATGGTACCGCCATCGCCGCTACAGTGGCTGCCTGGACGGGCATTCCCGTGGGACGGATGATATCCAACGAGATTAAGACCGTTATGAATCTTCAGAATGCCATGGAGCAATCCGTCGTAGGTCAGTCACACGCGCTGGCACAGATCGCACGTAGCATTCAGGTATCACGGGCGCGGCTGACCGACCCTAGCCGACCTATTGGCGTGTTCCTGCTGGCAGGCACGAGTGGTGTCGGCAAGACTGAGACCGCTCTTACATTGGCTGAACTTCTTTACGGTGGCGAGCAAAATGTGACCGTCATCAACATGTCGGAATTCAAGGAAGAGCATAAGGTATCGCTGTTAATGGGGTCGCCCCCGGGATACGTGGGCTATGGTGAGGGCGGCATTCTAACGGAGGCAATTCGTCGCAAGCCGTACAGTGTGCTGCTGCTGGATGAAATGGAAAAAGCGCATCCCGGAGTTCAAGACGTCTTCTATCAAGTGTTCGACAAGGGGCACATGAAAGATGGCGAAGGGCGCGACATCGACTTCAAGAATACTCTGATTATCATGACTTCCAACGCTGGCACAAATCTAATCATGAGCCTGTGTTCTGACCCTGAAACGCGACCTTCGGCGGAAGGATTGACCGAGGCGCTGCACGAGGAATTGCTAAAAACATTTAAGCCTGCGTTCTTGGGGCGATTGACGGTGATTCCGTATTTCCCGCTGGACGACGGCATCATGCGGCAAATCATACGACTCAAACTCGGCAAAGTGCAGCGTCGCGTGGTCGAAAACTACAAGGCCGTACTTGAATATACCGATGCGGTTGTGGATTCCATCGTCTCGCGGTGCACGGAGGTCGACACGGGTGCGCGCAATGTTGACAAAATCCTCAATCGAACATTGCTGCCCGAACTGTCGCGTGAGTTTTTGACCTTTATGGCCAATTCCACACCATTTAGCCAAGTCGTCGTCGACGCCGATGGTCAAGGCTTTACCTATTCCCTTCGCTAACTGACTCGCCAGCCGCCTAGCGATTTCGATTGACCAATTGAGGTCGAATGTTCAGTGAGTAATAGCGCTTAGCTACGTCCCAGACTGTTCCGCGACCGGTGACGACGTGTACCGTGGCCAGCGACTGATGGGAGACGCCGGGCGGCCAACTGCGGAGTTCAATCAACACCTCGAATTGGTTTCCTTTCGGTTCTAGTCGACCTCCGGTGGCCAGTTTTGACTGAAACGTACGATCGCCCACAAGTGATTCGGGGGTCACGTGCACCGGTTCTACGGAAACCTGCCGCACTTGGCCTTCATGCAGTCGCGTCACGTCGCAGTCCCAGCGGCAACGAACTTCCATCCCCGGTTGAATCAAGCGCGCGGTGTGTTCCGGCACTATAGCCGTCAGTTGCATCTGTTCGGAGTGTGCCACCCACCCCAGTAGGCTACCACGCTCGACATACGCTCCCAAGTTTGCAGGCCGGTGGAGCGGATTCCACTGCACAGCATTGACCGGCTCCGTAATGCTCCGCGACGCTTGCAAGCCGCTTTCAACAAAATGGCCTGCCTGCGGCGCACGCACGGTAAGCAACTCGACTTGCTGACTCAGAAGTTGTGTCTGAACCTCGTGGGCAGCCAGTTGCTCGATGACATCGGCCATCTCGAAGACACTCGATTCATCGTTGGCCTGAGATAACCGCAAGTGTGCGAGCCGTTGCTCCATGAGCCGTTGTTTGCCTTCAGCAGCTAATTGCTCCATTTCCAGCTCGTGCGATCGCAATCGAATTACTGCTTGGCCTTGAGCGATGTCAACGCCAGGCTGCTGCAGGCTGACGACTTCACCGGCTTGCTGCGCGTAAAGTGGACTAAGATTCGCAAAGCTAGAAACAGCTCGGGCGGTAGCGAAGGTGGTCCACTGAAAACTGAATACCAGCCAACTAGCAGTTAGCAGCATCCCCAACATGACAACGATCCGCGACCACAGTACGCGACCAACTCCCTGAATTTGCTTGACCCGCTGGACTGCTGTCCAAAATCCGCCAAAAGCAATTCGTCCGAGGCACACACCGCAAATGCCGATGGCTACCAGTCTCAAGCCGACGCGGTCCAGCCCAACCCACACGATTCCCAGTATCGTAATCAACAACATCGTTCTAAAAAGGAGAGACGC contains the following coding sequences:
- the tssH gene encoding type VI secretion system ATPase TssH, yielding MMAVLNLKSLAAKLNTDCRQALEAAAGLCLSLTNYNVEVEHWLMKLLDRANTDLQLICRSYEINDSQLRTELQHAIDRFKTGNGRPPALSPTIVDLIRDAWLIGSIEFADHQVRSGYLVLAILGMEGLNRAALGGVASQLEKISYESLKREFHEICQDSDEAQATTAPSATAGAPGKGHVPSKTPALDQYTVDLTDRARRGHIDPVLGRDDEIRQVIDVLCRRRQNNPILTGEPGVGKTAVAEGFALQIAKGEVPPALQNVTLRVLDLALLQAGAGVKGEFENRLKSVIEEVKSSPTPIILFIDEAHTLIGAGGQAGQGDAANLLKPALARGELRTIAATTWAEYKKYFERDAALARRFQVVNVAEPNEASAIAMVQGLVAVLEKHHKIRIQSEAVTEAVKLSNRYISGRQLPDKAISLLDTTCARISLSQNSIPPALENCHRRLQHVSTSIGILEREQQTGSDHQAAMAELRLQQEEVERERLALDERWQRELNLVSQINSLSAQLMNQEVSQQSDKAAQANAAEPAAQSVDELRDDLVRLQAELVAVQGESPLVFANCDGTAIAATVAAWTGIPVGRMISNEIKTVMNLQNAMEQSVVGQSHALAQIARSIQVSRARLTDPSRPIGVFLLAGTSGVGKTETALTLAELLYGGEQNVTVINMSEFKEEHKVSLLMGSPPGYVGYGEGGILTEAIRRKPYSVLLLDEMEKAHPGVQDVFYQVFDKGHMKDGEGRDIDFKNTLIIMTSNAGTNLIMSLCSDPETRPSAEGLTEALHEELLKTFKPAFLGRLTVIPYFPLDDGIMRQIIRLKLGKVQRRVVENYKAVLEYTDAVVDSIVSRCTEVDTGARNVDKILNRTLLPELSREFLTFMANSTPFSQVVVDADGQGFTYSLR